AAACAGGAGACGGGCTTTGATCAGCCTGCTAACCCGCCTCAATGCCCCAATCTGGTAAGTTTTTAGTCACTGAAACATTAATGTGCCTAAATTATATCTCAAATGCCAATGTGCACATGTGCTTATAACTTTAATGATTTATGTCTTTTAATTCCATCCATCGTAGTGTGGTCTGCTACATGGCGGGTGTGGCCTGGTTCATGGGGTTAGCGTTTGAGCCTTTCACTCTGCGGACATACATGTCAGAGAATGCCATGGGGTCTACCATGGTGGAGGAGCGCTTCCCAGCAGGGGAGAGGGCGCTGGCCACAGGCAGAGAGTTTTCAGCTCATAAGAAGAAAGTAGGGTAAGAAACACAAACATGATCCGACATGGTGTGAAAAAGTTTGTCACAGATTTGGACATTATGACTGCTTTTCAAGAGCATGGAGGTCTGCACTGATTTGGGCCAAATGGTGAGGTAAACAGCCAGCACTGGTTATTTTGTTGCTTTAGACAACTGAGCTGTCACACTATTTATACACTATTCATTTTCACATGTGTGAGTCTTCCACCAGTCTAATGTTACCAGTTGTTTCTCTGCAGTGGGATGCCAGTGGACTGGCTGGTGAAGACCATGCAGGCTCGAGGGCTGGAGGTGTTTACCCAGAGGTTCTCTCGCACGCTGCCCTTCCCTGATGAAAACAAAGAGAGATATGTAAGTTTGTGATTGAAGTATTAAGGACCCATTTTTGCTCACATTGGGAACTGAAATACGAGCAAGACTGacttattttaatattatttctatcCTCCTGTTTATCTTACTCTATCCTTTCAGCTGGTAAAAGGCACAAATGTATATGGGATCCTCCGGGCCCCGAGAGCTCCGCGGACTGAAGCCCTGGTGCTGAGTGCCCCCTGCACCCCAGGCGATAACAACAACCAGGCAGTGGGGCTGCTACTTGGCTTGGCACAGTACTTCAGGAGTGAGTACAGAACCCACATCTCTCTCCACCATTTGAATGCCATTCATTCTTGTTTTAATGACTGCTGCGTTTCTCAACAGATCAGGTTTACTGGGCCAAGGACATCATCTTCCTTGTGAATGAGCATGATCTGATTGGTATGCAGGCCTGGCTGGAGGGCTACCACCACACCAACACTACAGGTAATCACACAGttacaaaacacattaaaaaaaaatcccttggAAGTAGAGTGACGCCGAGATCGAATCAGCTGATGGTCAGCCACTTTGGTACGTAGGCATATGCCGATCCCCTGGCGGCACATGCCGCTCACTACAGCGGCATTTGCCGGTTGTGTTCCACCGGCACACTGTTTAATGGCAGGTGGAAGTTGGGCAGCGGTCAGTGACAAAGAGTTAAGTAATTTCATATATTCTTGCAGATGTACCCAAAGTATTAGAGCTAACATGCGCTAACATGGTTATTGTTGGCTTAATTCGCTACCGTAGTAGTTTATTCTATGGATGTATAACGAACCAGTGGCATATGCCATCAGCCATCGTGACTGGTCGGTGTAGTGAGTGGCCAGTACCGCCagattagagctgggcgatatggagaaaatcagatatcacgatattcttgaccaaatacatctaTCAATATTGCTGCGATAtatgacaattggtgctttaacaaaatatcttcacactgcattttagataaataatcatcagtaatgtggacataatgtctaagtgaggaaaaggcaaataatagaacagcgataacagtctggtaagttcagaaaagtacatcactttactgtaatgcagcctttataACCAGTAAAAGACTATACATATATagacacttatgtcatatcacgatatccaaaatctaagacgatatctagcctcatatcacaatatcaatataatatcaaaatattgcccagccctacgcCAGATCGGTTTAtgccactgtacaaaagtggcATATGCCATCAGCCACCGGCAAATGCCGCTGTAGTAAGCAGCATGTGCCACCAGTGGATTAGtttatatatagcctataaCGTTACTAGCACGCAGCTAGTGTTGGTCAGTCTCAGTATCTATGTGCACCAATATTACCATCGGCATCGCCAGGTCATTTGTGCAgggcttcagccccgaatgtttttaTTGTAGCCCCGAATGTCATAAGGCTAGTTGTTGTAAGCAACACAAAGTTGAAGTTCCCGTTTTGCCGTGACGTGACACACAGAGCTCTGgagcagacctgtgcgtcgctttGTGTCCACTCTATCTGTAAAAATAAAGATGAGCAGCCCGGCTGGTCAGTAGCAGCTTTAATTAATTTCTCTCATTCAGacaccagagacccaaacggccACCTGCCGTTGAACGGTGTGCCAGTGGAACACAACCGGCCAGTGCCGGCAGGGGATCGGTTTATGCCGCTGTCACAGTGGCAAAGCCATCAACCACCGGCAAATGCTGCTGTAATGAGCGGCATGTGCCGCCAAGGGATCAGCGCCCACTTTTCGATCTCGGCGCTACTGTGGAAGTATTGAATCATTCCCATACGTGACTGCATTTTCAATTGACGTGTCCTCTGTAATGGTGCATCTAGGTATGGACTGGTCTCCACTTCAAGGTCGCGGTGGTTCAATACAGGCAGCTCTGTCCCTGGAGCTCAGCAGCGATGTCATCACCAGTTTGGACCTGGTACTGGAAGGCCTCAATGGCCAGCTACCCAACCTGGATTTAGCCAACCTCTTCTATGCCTTCTGTCAGAAGATCGGAGTCCTTTGCACCATCCAGGGCAAGGTGAAGGCTTGTGACGAGATGCAGTAGAAACCCAACACATTTTCTATGTTTGGTGAGCAGAATGGTTAGATAAcacaaggttgtttttttttttttatagctgcaGAGGAATGACTGGGACAGTGTGTCTGGCTACAGCCACTCAGTCCAGACCATGATGCTGATGGTGATGAAGCAGGCCAGTGGGCGGCCCTGGGGGGATCATGGCCTTTTCCTGCGATACCACATTGAGGCTGCCACCATCAAGGGCATCAACAGTTTCCGTCAGTACAAGAGTGACACCACCACCATTGGCAGGTCAGAGCAAGTGTTTGTATTTAAGTTTATGTGCCCTTTTTTTGTAGATCTCACCTTCGTAAGTGGGCCCCTAATTACTGGTTTTATTGTGTCTTACTGAATATCCTCTAGGCTTCTGGAGGGAATGTATCGTAAGCTGAATAACCTCCTAGAGCGCCTACACCAGTCCTACTTCTTCTACCTCATGCCGTCCCTCTCTCACTTTGTCTCCATTGGTTACTACATGCCAGCCTTCGGCCTCCTCGCCGTCATTCTGCTGCTTCGTGTATCCTTTCACAATCATTTTACTTAGtttgatgtcattttaaaatatgACAGAGAAAAGCAAATTAATTACACACGGCATGCATGTAGACCTACCCTGATTGTAGCCCAGGTTATTGATTATATATTGTTATTGATATGTGCTTGAATGTCAAATTTGTCCTTGACTATGATACAGGCCTTAGACCTGTGGGTTCAACTTGCGACTCCACCACCAAGAACAGAAGATGGAGTCGCTGACACTGAGCAGGTTAGACACACAATATGACAAACGGGTCGGAAACGTAAACTACTTATTTTGAGTCTATTAAATCAGCACTTTAATCAAATCTGCTCCCTCTCAGATGTCCAGTCCAGGAGTGCTGTCAGTGCTGACTCCTCTGGTGATCAGCCATCTGACTGGAGTAGCTCTGTACACGCTGCCGATCGGTTTTCAGGAGGTGGCTGTGGAACACTTCCCGGTGTCTGAGACCGAGGCTGTGGTCCTGACAGCTATTGCTATTTACACAGCAGGCCTGGCTTTGCCTCATAACACACACAGGTAGCTACAGTAGCAGAGTGTAATGTACAAAAGCTCTCATTTCCTTAATTTCCCAGATTATATCACCCAATTTTTTTACATGAAATATGAATGCACCAATCATATTAACAATGAGTAATCTGAAAAAACAGCTGCTTTTGTGAACATGTGAGAACAGATTAAAAGCAGAAAACTGTACTCAAAGTTCCAGCactgtgagacacacacagtcacacacacacacacattttgtggCCCTGAGTGTGTGACCTTATTGTTGATATACTTTGTGAACACAttttattcagactttttttttttacttcaactCCAAATCTTTTTACATATTTACAAATTAGAATTTCTCTTGCAGAACTATTTTTTCGACAGGATTATAAAATGTGATAGACAACCTCAGGCTTTAAAGTTATTCCTGGACATCATGCCACAAGCTCAAAATGTTATCGAGCCCATAGTTCTTCTGTCAACGAGCTGAAAGTTACCATAACGCGCACGTTAGTTAGCCGAGACCAAAAAGAACTGAGCCAGTTGAGAATGATGCTGAAGCTGTTTTCATGCCGTTTGTCGAAGGCTCCTGTCAGGCGAGGGGACGGAGCAGGGCTGGAAAGTGCTGAAGCTGGTGGCTGTGCTGTACCTGGCTGTGCTGCTGGGTTGCACCGCCCTCATCAACTTCTCCCTGGGCTTCATCCTGGCTCTCACCCTGGTGCCCGTGGCTGCCTTCGTCACACCGCACGTACCAAAGTAAAACACCTGCACAGTGTCTTTTGGTCTTAGCTCTGTACTGCCATGTGTTAAGTCAAATAGAAGAAAACCTtacttttctcttcttctccccTTAGGATTCTATCAGCCTTTATCCTGGTCATCCTCAGCCCAGCATGCACGCtcctcttttctgtctttttcttccAAGAGCTGCAGGAAATGCCTGTCAGCTTCATCGACGGTTGGATGCTCTTCCTATCAGTCATCTCGCAGGGCATCCTGGACCACTCCCTGTACGGCTCTCTGGTTTACCCACTCATAGCCCTGCTGGTCTATCCTTGCTGGCTGCTTTTCTGGAACATCCTCTTCTGGAAATAAATGCCAAGTCATACAGGACTACTGAAGGATGTTATTGggaggataaaaaaacaacctctgaGGTGTTCTCAGGTTTGTCTTCACTAGGTAAAATGTGAATGACAGTTAAATCCACTGGACAGTTTGAAAAGGAGGAATATCTATAGTTGACCTTTTTTTGTGGACATTTTGTTAGTATTTCATTCTTAAAAcagtggaggaaaaaaaacaggcttTTCTTGTTAAACTAAGCAGAATGGACTGTTTTTTTACTGAACATTTATGTTAAGTGAAAGAGGGTGCGATCGTTTCACAAGTAGCTGTAATTTGTCATGGTTGGGTTGCTTATGGTAAAATGttttatggatttttttgtaaatttattTGAGGTACATAAAGACAATTACTGCATTGTTTTtagcttctttttttgtcaGGCAGGATGGTAATGGATAGAAGATGAcaggaaaacaggaaacagctgtTGAAATGGAAGAAAATACCTGGTAGGTTGGTCGGTCGTCTGCCTCCTTTAAGATGTCTGTACATCTGCATCTGTTGAACAAGCCATCACTGCatcttatatttttatatttgttttgatGACTTTCTTtgaaacatgtttatttcatatttattaaTGCCAAATTAAAATACTGAAAAAGTTTCCTATGTTTCAAGCATATTGCTGTACTTAATGACATAAGAAGTCATAAAACCTGGGAAAGCCTTCAGTGTTTTGACTTGCAAGCGTTGACGTGATCAAGACTGTTGTATGATTAGAGTTGGTCGTGTTAGGATTCAAATACTGACAATATAACGCCATTACATTTGGGTTTAATTACAATGAACAACAACCTTTGAAAAATCTGTTTCCTAGACGTAATGAGGACTTGGATGTTGACAGGAATTCTATTTACAAGCCAGAAACTGGGAGTCTCGGACTTAGAATAACTTCAATATGACACGAACGTGGCCATAATGGCGTTCTTTCAAACTCCATGTACCAAGTTTGAAACGCAggttttccacaaaaaaatttgaaattaTCTGAAACATAACCCTGTTGACATGGTTATTTTGTTAGACTTCAAAAGTTCCCCCCCAGAGCCACAGACACTAGTAAGTGTATCCCAGATTGAGTAGTACTCCTGATGAGTAAACTTAATTTCATTTGTTAAATCCTTTAAACtgtacactacacacaatttgTGTGTAATCAATTACTACATACATCAGAAGTATTATTGATAGACAAACAGGATTTGTTCAATTCCGTTATGTTTATTCCGGTAATGCAAGATTTTACATTATGTACTGAAAACATTGTTCCATTGCCGTCACAGCTCACAGGGAATTGAGTCAAATTTGATCAACGCTAAAATGTACATCAATTACTCAATGAattttgttaaaaataatacacttaatacaatgttataaaaaaataaaagcacttgaCAACCCTGTAAACGTGACACACTTCTTCTCAcccatggcttttttttttcttctattttgttttgttttcaaaccAACATTTTGGCAAATGAACAAACAGAACAGGGTATTGCACAAGGAGTCACCTTTTCTCTCACTTCACAGTTGGCAGAAACTGAAAGTATGACATTCCCTCAATTTCAGCTGCGTCAAA
This Sander lucioperca isolate FBNREF2018 chromosome 9, SLUC_FBN_1.2, whole genome shotgun sequence DNA region includes the following protein-coding sequences:
- the gpaa1 gene encoding glycosylphosphatidylinositol anchor attachment 1 protein, with protein sequence MGLLSDPNRRRALISLLTRLNAPICVVCYMAGVAWFMGLAFEPFTLRTYMSENAMGSTMVEERFPAGERALATGREFSAHKKKVGGMPVDWLVKTMQARGLEVFTQRFSRTLPFPDENKERYLVKGTNVYGILRAPRAPRTEALVLSAPCTPGDNNNQAVGLLLGLAQYFRNQVYWAKDIIFLVNEHDLIGMQAWLEGYHHTNTTGMDWSPLQGRGGSIQAALSLELSSDVITSLDLVLEGLNGQLPNLDLANLFYAFCQKIGVLCTIQGKLQRNDWDSVSGYSHSVQTMMLMVMKQASGRPWGDHGLFLRYHIEAATIKGINSFRQYKSDTTTIGRLLEGMYRKLNNLLERLHQSYFFYLMPSLSHFVSIGYYMPAFGLLAVILLLRALDLWVQLATPPPRTEDGVADTEQMSSPGVLSVLTPLVISHLTGVALYTLPIGFQEVAVEHFPVSETEAVVLTAIAIYTAGLALPHNTHRLLSGEGTEQGWKVLKLVAVLYLAVLLGCTALINFSLGFILALTLVPVAAFVTPHVPKILSAFILVILSPACTLLFSVFFFQELQEMPVSFIDGWMLFLSVISQGILDHSLYGSLVYPLIALLVYPCWLLFWNILFWK